In Polycladomyces zharkentensis, one DNA window encodes the following:
- a CDS encoding WD40/YVTN/BNR-like repeat-containing protein translates to MRRLFLCMERELVIWDGKKVQYHFQGMQPTSIASDPFHPGRLYCGTFGRGLWLSDDDGDSWRPTGDIGNYFEPFRGEGIHHAAITAVAVSPTQKSGDYGVVYAGTEPSALFYSTDGGKTWNEYKEIRLLPSTPTWAFPPRPHTSHIRWITPDPNQKNRMFVSIEAGAVIRTLDNGETWEDKKFGGPLDAHTLLMHPRAADRLYAACGDGVRTPGRGYMESRDGGNTWTAAGEGLEHHYLYGMAVDARDPDVVLVSASPGPFEAHHSHRPISYIYRKEGDSPWERVSDGLPPAEGTIISMLDATQQEPHEFYALNNKGVYRSVDRGKTWSRVEIPWKEEYLRQHPHAILVLE, encoded by the coding sequence ATGAGAAGATTATTTCTGTGTATGGAACGGGAACTTGTTATATGGGATGGTAAAAAGGTACAATACCATTTTCAAGGAATGCAGCCAACTTCTATCGCTTCAGATCCGTTTCATCCTGGTCGCTTATATTGCGGAACGTTTGGACGCGGGTTATGGTTAAGTGATGATGATGGTGATTCATGGAGACCGACAGGGGATATAGGGAATTATTTCGAGCCATTTAGAGGGGAAGGCATTCATCATGCTGCCATAACAGCGGTGGCGGTAAGTCCAACGCAAAAAAGCGGTGACTATGGTGTTGTCTACGCAGGAACCGAACCCAGCGCCTTGTTTTATTCAACCGATGGGGGAAAAACATGGAATGAATACAAGGAGATTCGTTTGTTGCCGTCCACGCCGACTTGGGCGTTTCCACCCCGTCCGCATACGAGTCACATTCGCTGGATTACACCGGATCCCAACCAAAAAAATCGCATGTTTGTATCGATTGAAGCAGGAGCGGTCATTCGTACACTCGATAACGGAGAAACGTGGGAAGACAAGAAATTTGGCGGTCCTTTAGATGCCCATACCTTGCTCATGCACCCCCGTGCAGCTGACCGTTTGTATGCCGCATGCGGGGATGGGGTTCGTACACCCGGCCGCGGATATATGGAGAGCAGGGACGGCGGAAACACATGGACGGCTGCAGGAGAGGGGCTGGAGCATCATTATTTATATGGAATGGCGGTTGATGCCCGAGATCCTGATGTGGTTCTCGTTTCAGCTTCTCCTGGACCATTTGAAGCTCATCACAGTCATCGTCCCATCTCGTACATTTACCGCAAAGAAGGGGATTCTCCCTGGGAGAGAGTTTCCGACGGATTGCCTCCGGCAGAGGGAACCATCATTTCGATGTTGGATGCAACCCAACAGGAGCCACATGAATTTTACGCACTGAATAATAAGGGGGTTTATCGGTCGGTCGATCGGGGGAAGACTTGGAGCCGAGTGGAGATTCCTTGGAAAGAAGAGTACTTGAGGCAACATCCGCATGCGATTTTGGTATTGGAGTAG
- a CDS encoding AMP-binding protein, translated as MSVSVIGELLPHRARLSPDVEAVVSPTKRMTYREYNGIVNKLAHYLLQLQVQKGDRVALICKNSHYFPIIYMAAAKIGAVTVPINWRLKTDGIRYILEDCTPKVLFYDGEFDQVAPLLGTLPFLQQEIRMDIEEDDSFLEELVKGYPDEEPQVDVIGEDPAVIIYTSARKTAWGK; from the coding sequence ATGTCTGTAAGCGTCATTGGAGAGCTGCTTCCCCATCGGGCGCGGTTGTCACCGGATGTGGAAGCGGTGGTGTCGCCGACAAAACGGATGACGTACCGGGAATACAATGGGATCGTGAACAAGTTGGCCCATTACCTGCTCCAATTGCAAGTGCAAAAAGGGGATCGGGTTGCACTTATTTGCAAAAACAGTCATTATTTTCCGATTATCTATATGGCTGCGGCGAAAATCGGCGCCGTAACGGTACCGATCAACTGGCGGCTCAAAACGGATGGCATTCGTTACATATTGGAAGACTGCACCCCCAAAGTTCTGTTTTACGACGGAGAATTTGATCAGGTTGCGCCTTTGTTGGGAACGCTTCCTTTCCTTCAGCAGGAAATTCGCATGGATATAGAAGAAGACGATTCCTTTTTGGAGGAGTTGGTGAAAGGATATCCCGATGAAGAGCCGCAGGTGGATGTGATCGGGGAAGATCCCGCCGTGATCATCTATACCTCCGCCCGAAAAACAGCATGGGGAAAGTGA
- a CDS encoding OAM dimerization domain-containing protein — protein sequence MAIDFTRVKPYGDTLNDGVVQLSFSLPVPYGDEAREAARQLVVKMGMEEPQVYHMADLGEGYTFFIVYGKCIHSVDYQNIRVPKVESGKMDFYEINRFIRERIGRKVVVIGACTGTDAHTVGIDAIMNMKGYNGEYGLERYPEIDAYNLGSQVPNEEMVAKAIELNADALLVSQVVTQKGVHITNLTELVELVEAEGLRDRLILICGGPRIHHELALELGYDAGFGPGTLAPDVASFIVHEIVRREERKKAGH from the coding sequence ATGGCGATCGACTTCACGAGGGTGAAGCCCTACGGGGACACGCTGAATGACGGGGTCGTCCAACTCAGTTTTTCCCTTCCCGTTCCCTACGGGGATGAGGCGCGCGAGGCGGCCCGACAACTGGTGGTCAAGATGGGGATGGAGGAACCGCAAGTCTATCACATGGCCGATCTCGGTGAGGGATACACCTTTTTCATCGTCTACGGCAAATGTATACACTCCGTTGATTACCAAAACATCCGGGTTCCCAAGGTGGAGTCCGGGAAGATGGACTTCTACGAGATCAACCGCTTCATCCGGGAGCGCATCGGGCGAAAAGTAGTGGTGATCGGTGCCTGTACCGGCACGGACGCCCACACGGTTGGCATCGACGCCATCATGAATATGAAGGGCTACAATGGGGAGTATGGTTTGGAGCGCTATCCCGAAATCGACGCGTATAACCTGGGTTCCCAGGTGCCCAACGAGGAGATGGTGGCCAAAGCGATCGAGCTGAACGCTGATGCGCTGCTCGTTTCCCAGGTGGTGACGCAAAAAGGAGTCCACATCACCAACTTGACCGAATTGGTGGAACTGGTGGAGGCAGAAGGGTTGCGCGACCGGTTGATCCTCATCTGCGGCGGGCCGCGCATCCATCATGAGTTGGCACTCGAATTGGGTTACGACGCAGGATTCGGGCCGGGTACGCTCGCTCCTGATGTGGCGTCGTTCATCGTGCATGAGATCGTCCGCCGGGAGGAAAGAAAGAAGGCGGGACATTGA
- a CDS encoding SMI1/KNR4 family protein encodes MFLTQAVGQVVGEIVKPESENQGGEMKQPLFHTEAFNLMGIQPVYSLERLKLIAEKEREMNRRFPPSLRELYAVEGVEEWFGSRNADKLVPLQRLELETREYWEHELGLRFLNIPSNMQASEGIYFFIECQGCWSWWILLNGAEDPPVIVESLFDEAQILACDKLSDFILACAWDLSIMDSPSFQTGRYESEQAFLRLLRNRCVEKPTTRLASTVHRYRFRYKDCRLFLFEETCQIFIAAENEESKNEWMTMVKPFVIWDT; translated from the coding sequence TTGTTCCTGACCCAAGCTGTTGGCCAGGTGGTTGGAGAGATTGTTAAACCGGAGTCTGAAAATCAAGGGGGAGAAATGAAACAGCCATTGTTTCATACTGAGGCATTCAATCTGATGGGAATCCAACCTGTATACTCACTTGAACGTTTAAAATTAATCGCGGAAAAAGAAAGAGAGATGAACAGAAGATTTCCTCCGTCTTTAAGGGAGCTTTACGCAGTAGAGGGAGTTGAAGAATGGTTTGGAAGTCGAAACGCGGACAAATTGGTTCCTCTTCAACGTTTAGAACTGGAAACGCGGGAATATTGGGAACATGAATTGGGATTGAGATTCCTGAATATTCCCTCAAACATGCAAGCCAGTGAAGGAATCTACTTTTTTATTGAATGCCAGGGATGTTGGTCATGGTGGATATTGTTAAATGGAGCGGAAGATCCACCCGTGATCGTCGAATCACTTTTTGATGAAGCACAAATCCTTGCGTGCGACAAGCTAAGTGACTTTATCTTGGCCTGCGCATGGGATCTGTCAATCATGGATAGTCCCTCTTTTCAAACTGGACGCTACGAGTCTGAACAAGCGTTTCTTCGCTTATTACGAAACCGGTGTGTAGAGAAACCAACCACCCGTCTCGCTTCCACCGTTCATCGATACCGATTCAGGTATAAGGATTGCCGTCTCTTTCTTTTTGAAGAGACCTGCCAAATTTTTATTGCCGCAGAAAATGAGGAGTCGAAAAATGAATGGATGACAATGGTCAAGCCTTTTGTAATATGGGATACTTAG
- a CDS encoding zinc ribbon domain-containing protein — translation MAIQVVKVKPKYTNQRCSDCGGHISNENRPSHLNFVVGFADMKPWRTAMRLGT, via the coding sequence TTGGCCATCCAGGTCGTTAAAGTCAAACCAAAGTACACCAACCAACGATGCTCTGATTGTGGTGGTCATATCTCAAACGAAAATCGGCCGAGCCATCTGAATTTTGTTGTAGGGTTTGCGGATATGAAACCCTGGCGGACTGCAATGCGGCTCGGAACTTAG
- a CDS encoding TetR/AcrR family transcriptional regulator, whose amino-acid sequence MKKNEMSERTVKKLMDSGIALFAQYGYSNTSIDQIVKKAELSKGAFYAHFSTKEDFLMKILQDGINFYFEDLKSILDRKDRSLIDDFIKFSADMIHKTHSQGFSAVLLHSAMTCHYLPQVQQELSKQMEEWRNDLTQYFELVKKEGLIGSPLDARTLATAAMALFNGYNMQHYIDDRIDISEIISVFNELLQIQSPK is encoded by the coding sequence ATGAAAAAAAACGAAATGTCTGAGCGCACTGTTAAAAAGCTAATGGATTCAGGAATTGCTCTCTTCGCCCAATATGGATATAGCAACACAAGTATTGATCAGATTGTAAAAAAAGCAGAATTGTCTAAAGGAGCTTTCTACGCTCATTTCTCTACAAAGGAAGACTTCTTGATGAAGATCCTTCAGGACGGAATTAACTTTTACTTTGAGGATCTAAAAAGCATCTTGGACAGAAAAGATCGAAGCCTTATTGATGATTTCATTAAATTCTCCGCTGATATGATACATAAAACGCATTCTCAAGGTTTTTCTGCCGTACTATTGCATTCTGCCATGACTTGTCATTACTTACCCCAAGTGCAACAAGAGTTAAGTAAACAGATGGAAGAATGGCGAAACGATCTTACCCAGTACTTTGAGTTAGTGAAAAAAGAAGGGTTAATTGGTAGTCCACTTGATGCAAGAACGTTAGCGACTGCAGCAATGGCTTTATTTAATGGTTATAACATGCAGCATTACATTGATGATCGGATTGATATTAGTGAGATAATAAGCGTATTTAATGAGCTGTTACAAATTCAATCTCCAAAATAA
- a CDS encoding manganese catalase family protein: MFKRINKLQIELPVPDHPDPNAAAAVQELLGGRFGEMSTLNNYLFQSFNFRQKKKLKPFYDLIASITAEEVGHVELVSNTINLLLTGSTVPGDPDSTPLRNAVDKRNTYHFIANAQTALPGDSMGKAWSGDYVFNSGNLLLDLLHNFFLECGARTHKMRVYEMTDHPVVREMIGYLLVRGGVHITAYAKAIDIVTGVDVTKMLPIPNLDNRKFETARKFEEQGVHLRLYTFSDQDYKDIAMIWKGKHPLDGKPLEVIEGTPEGGPIPDLEEVPEEFAPGISKEDFMEIAKRLQQSAGL, translated from the coding sequence ATGTTTAAACGCATTAACAAGCTGCAGATTGAGTTGCCCGTTCCGGACCATCCTGATCCGAACGCTGCCGCAGCAGTGCAGGAATTGTTAGGGGGACGGTTCGGAGAAATGTCCACGCTGAATAACTACTTGTTTCAATCCTTCAACTTCAGGCAAAAGAAAAAGTTAAAACCTTTTTATGATTTGATTGCAAGTATTACGGCGGAGGAAGTCGGCCATGTGGAGCTGGTTTCCAATACGATCAACCTGTTGCTGACCGGGTCCACTGTCCCTGGTGATCCGGATAGTACGCCCCTGCGTAACGCAGTTGATAAACGTAACACTTATCACTTTATTGCCAATGCCCAAACGGCACTTCCAGGGGATTCGATGGGAAAGGCTTGGAGTGGAGATTATGTATTCAACAGCGGCAACCTCCTGCTGGATTTGCTGCACAATTTCTTTCTTGAGTGTGGTGCTCGTACACACAAAATGCGAGTATATGAGATGACGGACCATCCGGTGGTGCGAGAGATGATCGGTTATCTGCTTGTTCGGGGAGGCGTGCATATTACCGCTTATGCCAAAGCCATTGACATTGTCACTGGCGTGGATGTAACCAAGATGCTGCCTATCCCCAATTTGGATAACCGGAAGTTTGAAACGGCACGAAAGTTTGAAGAACAAGGGGTCCATCTTCGTTTATATACCTTCAGTGATCAGGATTACAAAGATATTGCGATGATCTGGAAGGGCAAACACCCCCTCGATGGAAAACCATTGGAAGTGATTGAAGGTACACCGGAAGGGGGACCGATTCCTGATCTGGAAGAAGTACCCGAAGAATTTGCTCCCGGTATTTCCAAAGAAGACTTTATGGAAATCGCCAAACGGTTACAGCAATCGGCCGGCTTGTGA
- the rnpA gene encoding ribonuclease P protein component: MQKRYRLKRRNDFRRVFRAGMSVANRQFVLYVYDRGNDEPVRVGVSVSRKVGNAVTRKYILFHLQHLLWRYHFRHDKNPLVTWTVFHNI; this comes from the coding sequence TTGCAGAAACGATACCGCTTGAAACGGCGAAATGATTTCCGGCGCGTGTTTCGCGCGGGAATGTCGGTGGCCAACCGACAGTTTGTCCTGTATGTATACGACCGCGGCAACGACGAACCGGTGCGCGTGGGTGTGTCGGTCAGTCGCAAGGTGGGAAACGCGGTGACGCGCAAATACATTCTTTTTCATTTGCAACATCTTCTGTGGCGATATCACTTCCGGCATGATAAAAATCCTCTTGTTACCTGGACAGTTTTTCATAATATATGA
- a CDS encoding lysine 5,6-aminomutase subunit alpha: MEAKLRLDPDQINRARQAAADIAAKVDRFVASRTTVAVERTVLRLMGIDGVDAEGVPLPNVVVDHLKDRGQLKRGAAMWVINAMLALGLNPQEIAEQVAAGTLDLTRIPLRDRTEIRRKGTELARVGLDKIEANRKQRDELIARLGEGPRPYLYLIVATGDIYEDVVQGKAAARQGADIIAVIRSTGQSLIDYVPYGATREGYGGTYATQENFRIMRWALDEVGEEVGRYIRLCNYCSGLCMPEIAAMGALERLDVMLNDALYGILFRDINMQRTLIDQSFSRMINAYAGIMINTGEDNYLTTADAVEAAHTVLASQFINEQLALLSGLRPQQMGLGHAFEINPDIEDGLLMEIAQAQMARQIFPDAPLKYMPPTKHMTGNIFKGHIQDAMFNLVSILTGQGVQLLGMMTEAMHTPHIHDRKLAIENAQYIFNNARHLGEEILFRPGGRIERRAQEVLGKAVAMLEEVRRIGLFTAIERGMFADVRRPLHGGRGLSGVLEKGEDYFNPFETELRQRLGLPNRGGESDGDRLHEGEALRGHAE; encoded by the coding sequence AAAGTGGACCGTTTTGTGGCATCGCGTACGACGGTGGCGGTAGAGCGGACAGTGTTGCGGTTGATGGGCATCGACGGCGTGGATGCTGAGGGGGTTCCTTTGCCCAATGTGGTGGTGGACCATCTGAAGGATCGGGGGCAGTTGAAACGGGGGGCGGCCATGTGGGTGATCAACGCCATGCTCGCGCTCGGCCTGAACCCGCAGGAGATCGCCGAACAAGTAGCGGCCGGTACGCTGGACCTCACCCGGATTCCCCTGCGGGACCGGACGGAAATCCGGCGGAAAGGGACGGAGTTGGCTCGCGTCGGCTTGGACAAAATTGAAGCCAACCGGAAACAGCGCGATGAACTGATCGCCCGTTTGGGGGAGGGACCGAGGCCGTACCTGTATCTGATCGTCGCCACGGGTGATATCTACGAGGATGTGGTACAGGGCAAGGCGGCGGCACGTCAGGGAGCGGACATCATCGCCGTGATTCGCAGTACCGGCCAAAGCCTGATCGACTATGTTCCTTACGGTGCGACCCGTGAGGGTTACGGCGGTACCTACGCCACGCAGGAAAACTTCCGTATCATGCGGTGGGCGCTGGATGAGGTCGGAGAGGAAGTGGGCCGCTACATCCGCCTGTGCAACTACTGCTCCGGATTGTGCATGCCGGAGATCGCCGCGATGGGGGCGCTGGAGCGGCTGGACGTCATGTTGAACGATGCCTTGTACGGGATTCTCTTCCGCGATATCAACATGCAGCGCACCCTGATCGACCAGTCTTTCTCCCGGATGATCAACGCCTACGCCGGTATCATGATCAATACCGGGGAGGACAACTATCTGACCACGGCGGACGCGGTGGAAGCCGCTCACACTGTGTTGGCTTCCCAGTTTATCAACGAACAACTGGCGCTTCTCTCCGGTCTTCGGCCGCAGCAAATGGGATTGGGGCACGCCTTTGAGATAAACCCCGACATCGAAGACGGACTCTTGATGGAGATCGCCCAGGCCCAGATGGCCCGGCAGATATTCCCCGATGCCCCGCTCAAATACATGCCGCCGACCAAACACATGACCGGCAACATTTTCAAAGGCCACATCCAAGATGCCATGTTCAACCTGGTCAGCATCTTGACGGGACAGGGCGTGCAACTTTTGGGCATGATGACGGAAGCGATGCATACGCCGCATATTCACGACCGCAAACTGGCGATCGAAAACGCCCAATACATTTTCAACAACGCGCGGCATCTGGGAGAGGAAATCCTGTTCCGACCGGGTGGGCGGATTGAGCGGCGCGCACAGGAGGTCTTGGGCAAAGCAGTCGCCATGCTGGAGGAAGTACGCCGGATCGGGCTGTTTACCGCCATTGAACGCGGGATGTTCGCCGATGTGAGACGACCGCTCCATGGCGGACGGGGACTGTCCGGTGTGTTGGAAAAGGGAGAGGACTACTTCAATCCGTTTGAAACTGAACTCAGACAGCGACTGGGTCTTCCGAACAGGGGAGGAGAGAGCGATGGCGATCGACTTCACGAGGGTGAAGCCCTACGGGGACACGCTGAATGA